A single window of Oncorhynchus keta strain PuntledgeMale-10-30-2019 chromosome 34, Oket_V2, whole genome shotgun sequence DNA harbors:
- the LOC118367739 gene encoding amine sulfotransferase-like isoform X1: protein MRRHSGQGKGSDHLDSTEPQVLDYMLVRHRNFNLINGVHSPDEVDQIQNWEIRDSDIFVVTYPKSGTIWMQQILTLIEAKGDVTPNTEHLNAQRVPWIELIGSEKEFNATPSPRLRVTHLQYKFMPLAVRQKRGKVIYVARNPKDVLVSYYHFHKYAAMLETPKDFNDFFEKFMEGKVFGNCWFEHIKTWYANRDNMNFLYITYEEMIKDLRSMVERMCRFLGKDLTEEQMASVVEHSTFRTMKQNPQANYKTVPDSLLDHNKGTFMRKGTIGDWKNHFTVAQSERFDSAFQEKMWDLPLSFVWDINDVNSAT from the exons ATGCGCCGTCATTCTGGCCAGGGTAAAGGAAGCG ATCATTTGGATTCCACTGAACCCCAGGTTCTGGACTATATGCTGGTTCGTCACAGGAACTTCAACCTGATCAATGGGGTCCACTCTCCCGACGAGGTCGACCAGATCCAAAACTGGGAGATCCGAGACTCCGACATATTCGTTGTCACTTATCCCAAGTCAG GGACGATCTGGATGCAGCAGATTCTGACTCTGATAGAAGCCAAAGGTGACGTCACTCCAAACACAGAGCATCTCAACGCGCAGCGCGTCCCATGGATCGAGCTGATTGGCAGTGAGAAGGAGTTTAACGCCACCCCTTCCCCCAGGCTACGGGTCACCCACCTGCAGTACAAGTTCATGCCGCTCGCCGTCAGACAAAAGAGGGGAAAG GTGATCTATGTGGCCAGAAACCCTAAGGATGTTCTCGTGTCCTATTACCACTTCCACAAATATGCAGCCATGCTGGAGACACCGAAGGACTTCAATGATTTCTTTGAGAAATTCATGGAAGGGAAAG TTTTTGGGAACTGTTGGTTTGAGCACATCAAGACGTGGTACGCTAATAGAGACAACATGAACTTCCTGTACATCACATATGAAGAGATGATCAAG gaccTGCGCTCCATGGTGGAGAGGATGTGCAGGTTTCTAGGGAAGGATTTGACAGAAGAGCAGATGGCCAGTGTGGTGGAACACAGCACCTTTAGAACCATGAAACAGAACCCACAGGCTAACTACAAGACAGTGCCCGACTCCCTGCTTGACCACAACAAGGGCACGTTTATGAGGAAAG GGACCATTGGGGACTGGAAGAACCATTTCACTGTTGCACAGAGCGAGAGATTTGACAGTGCCTTCCAGGAGAAGATGTGGGACCTGCCCCTCTCCTTTGTGTGGGACATAAATGACGTCAATAGTGCCACGTGA
- the LOC118367739 gene encoding amine sulfotransferase-like isoform X2 — MTTSIRTKTDHLDSTEPQVLDYMLVRHRNFNLINGVHSPDEVDQIQNWEIRDSDIFVVTYPKSGTIWMQQILTLIEAKGDVTPNTEHLNAQRVPWIELIGSEKEFNATPSPRLRVTHLQYKFMPLAVRQKRGKVIYVARNPKDVLVSYYHFHKYAAMLETPKDFNDFFEKFMEGKVFGNCWFEHIKTWYANRDNMNFLYITYEEMIKDLRSMVERMCRFLGKDLTEEQMASVVEHSTFRTMKQNPQANYKTVPDSLLDHNKGTFMRKGTIGDWKNHFTVAQSERFDSAFQEKMWDLPLSFVWDINDVNSAT, encoded by the exons ATGACAACTTCCATCCGTACAAAGACAG ATCATTTGGATTCCACTGAACCCCAGGTTCTGGACTATATGCTGGTTCGTCACAGGAACTTCAACCTGATCAATGGGGTCCACTCTCCCGACGAGGTCGACCAGATCCAAAACTGGGAGATCCGAGACTCCGACATATTCGTTGTCACTTATCCCAAGTCAG GGACGATCTGGATGCAGCAGATTCTGACTCTGATAGAAGCCAAAGGTGACGTCACTCCAAACACAGAGCATCTCAACGCGCAGCGCGTCCCATGGATCGAGCTGATTGGCAGTGAGAAGGAGTTTAACGCCACCCCTTCCCCCAGGCTACGGGTCACCCACCTGCAGTACAAGTTCATGCCGCTCGCCGTCAGACAAAAGAGGGGAAAG GTGATCTATGTGGCCAGAAACCCTAAGGATGTTCTCGTGTCCTATTACCACTTCCACAAATATGCAGCCATGCTGGAGACACCGAAGGACTTCAATGATTTCTTTGAGAAATTCATGGAAGGGAAAG TTTTTGGGAACTGTTGGTTTGAGCACATCAAGACGTGGTACGCTAATAGAGACAACATGAACTTCCTGTACATCACATATGAAGAGATGATCAAG gaccTGCGCTCCATGGTGGAGAGGATGTGCAGGTTTCTAGGGAAGGATTTGACAGAAGAGCAGATGGCCAGTGTGGTGGAACACAGCACCTTTAGAACCATGAAACAGAACCCACAGGCTAACTACAAGACAGTGCCCGACTCCCTGCTTGACCACAACAAGGGCACGTTTATGAGGAAAG GGACCATTGGGGACTGGAAGAACCATTTCACTGTTGCACAGAGCGAGAGATTTGACAGTGCCTTCCAGGAGAAGATGTGGGACCTGCCCCTCTCCTTTGTGTGGGACATAAATGACGTCAATAGTGCCACGTGA
- the LOC118367739 gene encoding amine sulfotransferase-like isoform X3: protein MLVRHRNFNLINGVHSPDEVDQIQNWEIRDSDIFVVTYPKSGTIWMQQILTLIEAKGDVTPNTEHLNAQRVPWIELIGSEKEFNATPSPRLRVTHLQYKFMPLAVRQKRGKVIYVARNPKDVLVSYYHFHKYAAMLETPKDFNDFFEKFMEGKVFGNCWFEHIKTWYANRDNMNFLYITYEEMIKDLRSMVERMCRFLGKDLTEEQMASVVEHSTFRTMKQNPQANYKTVPDSLLDHNKGTFMRKGTIGDWKNHFTVAQSERFDSAFQEKMWDLPLSFVWDINDVNSAT from the exons ATGCTGGTTCGTCACAGGAACTTCAACCTGATCAATGGGGTCCACTCTCCCGACGAGGTCGACCAGATCCAAAACTGGGAGATCCGAGACTCCGACATATTCGTTGTCACTTATCCCAAGTCAG GGACGATCTGGATGCAGCAGATTCTGACTCTGATAGAAGCCAAAGGTGACGTCACTCCAAACACAGAGCATCTCAACGCGCAGCGCGTCCCATGGATCGAGCTGATTGGCAGTGAGAAGGAGTTTAACGCCACCCCTTCCCCCAGGCTACGGGTCACCCACCTGCAGTACAAGTTCATGCCGCTCGCCGTCAGACAAAAGAGGGGAAAG GTGATCTATGTGGCCAGAAACCCTAAGGATGTTCTCGTGTCCTATTACCACTTCCACAAATATGCAGCCATGCTGGAGACACCGAAGGACTTCAATGATTTCTTTGAGAAATTCATGGAAGGGAAAG TTTTTGGGAACTGTTGGTTTGAGCACATCAAGACGTGGTACGCTAATAGAGACAACATGAACTTCCTGTACATCACATATGAAGAGATGATCAAG gaccTGCGCTCCATGGTGGAGAGGATGTGCAGGTTTCTAGGGAAGGATTTGACAGAAGAGCAGATGGCCAGTGTGGTGGAACACAGCACCTTTAGAACCATGAAACAGAACCCACAGGCTAACTACAAGACAGTGCCCGACTCCCTGCTTGACCACAACAAGGGCACGTTTATGAGGAAAG GGACCATTGGGGACTGGAAGAACCATTTCACTGTTGCACAGAGCGAGAGATTTGACAGTGCCTTCCAGGAGAAGATGTGGGACCTGCCCCTCTCCTTTGTGTGGGACATAAATGACGTCAATAGTGCCACGTGA